From one Nonomuraea polychroma genomic stretch:
- a CDS encoding ABC transporter permease, with protein sequence MTESLVAARKKPAAVAQRRPRRDPRLGLGRHVSRYWQLWLMVLPAVGFVGLFMYVPMYGIQLAFREFDFTAGLTGGEWAGLKYFRQFFDSPMFWPLLQNTFVISITTLVVGFVAPILLALMINQIAGGRRKKLMQTATYLPHFISIVVIVGMLQAFLNPSTGLLTQVLAFFGLDGVNLLGDTSAFVPVYVISDVWQHCGWNSIIYLAALSRVDPQLYEAAKVDGANRLQLIRHVDVPSIVPTMVILLILTMGGVLNTGFEKVWLMQNTLNLPVSEVIATYVYKIGILSTQFSYATAIGLFNTAINFVFLIAANAIARRVSNWSLW encoded by the coding sequence ATGACGGAATCTCTTGTCGCGGCTCGCAAGAAGCCGGCGGCCGTGGCCCAGAGGCGACCCCGCAGGGACCCCCGTCTGGGCCTCGGCCGGCATGTCAGCAGGTACTGGCAACTGTGGCTGATGGTCCTGCCGGCCGTCGGGTTCGTCGGCCTGTTCATGTACGTGCCGATGTACGGCATCCAGCTGGCCTTCCGGGAGTTCGACTTCACCGCGGGTCTCACCGGTGGCGAATGGGCCGGCCTGAAGTACTTCCGGCAGTTCTTCGACAGCCCGATGTTCTGGCCGTTGCTGCAGAACACGTTCGTCATCAGCATCACCACGCTCGTGGTGGGGTTCGTCGCGCCGATCCTGCTGGCGCTGATGATCAACCAGATCGCCGGCGGCCGCCGCAAAAAGCTCATGCAGACGGCGACGTACCTGCCGCACTTCATCTCGATCGTCGTCATCGTCGGCATGCTGCAGGCGTTCCTCAACCCGTCCACCGGACTGCTCACGCAGGTCCTCGCCTTCTTCGGCCTCGACGGGGTGAACCTCCTCGGCGACACGTCGGCCTTCGTGCCGGTGTACGTGATCTCCGACGTGTGGCAGCACTGCGGGTGGAACAGCATCATCTACCTTGCCGCGCTGTCGCGGGTCGACCCTCAGCTGTACGAGGCCGCCAAGGTGGACGGCGCGAACCGGCTGCAGCTGATCCGGCACGTCGACGTCCCCAGCATCGTGCCGACCATGGTGATCCTGCTCATCCTCACCATGGGCGGCGTGCTGAACACCGGGTTCGAGAAGGTGTGGCTGATGCAGAACACCCTGAACCTGCCGGTGTCCGAGGTCATCGCGACGTATGTCTACAAGATCGGCATCCTCAGCACGCAGTTCAGCTACGCCACCGCGATCGGCCTCTTCAACACGGCCATCAACTTCGTGTTCCTGATCGCCGCGAACGCGATCGCCCGCCGCGTATCGAACTGGAGCCTGTGGTGA
- a CDS encoding DUF2975 domain-containing protein, whose translation MLPSCGYAAAGRQRSPRLAVSRVACPIYRISIDLHRESIEGERIPLLVISVLFVVTVEVVLVCVWRLVTMVRRGTVFSHAAFRYVDIVIGAIVAAALPVFALIVLVLRMLLAQAVARDIEAAQMQAELDEVI comes from the coding sequence ATCCTTCCGTCCTGTGGCTACGCCGCAGCAGGTCGGCAGCGCAGTCCGAGGCTCGCCGTTTCCCGCGTCGCTTGCCCTATCTATCGAATATCGATAGATCTCCATCGTGAGTCGATCGAGGGAGAGCGCATCCCGCTCCTCGTGATCTCCGTCCTGTTCGTCGTGACGGTCGAGGTCGTCCTGGTCTGCGTGTGGCGGCTGGTCACGATGGTGCGACGCGGAACGGTGTTCTCCCACGCCGCCTTCCGGTACGTGGACATCGTGATCGGCGCGATCGTGGCGGCCGCACTCCCGGTGTTCGCGCTCATCGTGCTGGTGCTGCGCATGCTGCTCGCCCAGGCCGTCGCGCGTGACATCGAGGCGGCGCAGATGCAGGCCGAGCTGGATGAGGTGATCTGA
- a CDS encoding glycoside hydrolase family 127 protein has product MTPDAAMRTREPLPLTAVTIDDRFWTPRRELIRTRTLRQQERQMRRPGQQFDALTLTWRPGDPHEPHIFWESDVAKWIEAASHCLATADDPDLDRAVDEAIELLAGAQQDDGYLNVYFTVVKPGQRFTDLRDAHELYCAGHLIEAGVAHFEATGKTRLLDIVRRYADLIDTVFSPDGPCAGGYDGHQEIELALVKLYRATGERRYLDLSRRLIEWRGQQPYYFELEFQRRGTPGYFGTTLPRRPEATRRFREYNQSHQPVADQAEVVGHSVRAMYMYSAMTDLADEYGDDRLLQAVQRLWANLTTKKLYITGGMGSDPSIEGFGPAYDLPDAHGYAETCASIGLVQWAQRMSNLTGHGHYIDTLERALYNGVLSGASADGTHYFYGNPLASGGTVARQEWFDCACCPPNLARLISELGRYVYAQGPNEAVINLYVAGTGRFTLTGGEVTLRQDTRYPREGHLAVTVTPAGDEAEFTLAIRIPGWSRQPAITVNGEPVHQPILRDGYLTLSRRWRAGDLVEIDLGLEVRRTWAHPAVASAAGKVALERGPVVFCLEGVDHDGAVHNLALPRDVPIRAVPDERTGVVTLHADATADTTAGDQLYVSHSPGRRSTALTAVPYFSWANRGLSDMTVWIRDGGPSAAPAPTAPASEHGESPDGRS; this is encoded by the coding sequence ATGACCCCTGACGCTGCCATGCGCACGCGCGAACCGCTGCCGCTGACCGCGGTCACCATCGATGACCGGTTCTGGACGCCGCGCCGTGAGCTGATCCGCACCCGTACGCTGCGGCAGCAAGAACGCCAGATGCGCCGGCCCGGTCAGCAGTTCGACGCCCTGACCTTGACCTGGCGGCCGGGGGACCCGCACGAGCCGCACATCTTCTGGGAGAGCGACGTCGCCAAGTGGATCGAGGCCGCCAGCCACTGCCTGGCCACCGCCGATGACCCAGACCTGGACCGGGCCGTCGACGAGGCGATCGAGCTGCTGGCCGGCGCGCAGCAGGACGACGGCTACCTCAACGTGTACTTCACGGTCGTCAAGCCAGGACAACGGTTCACCGACCTCCGCGACGCCCACGAGCTCTACTGCGCCGGCCATCTCATCGAAGCCGGCGTCGCCCACTTCGAGGCGACCGGGAAGACCCGGCTGCTCGACATCGTGCGACGCTACGCCGACCTGATCGACACCGTCTTCAGCCCCGACGGCCCCTGCGCCGGTGGTTATGACGGGCACCAGGAGATCGAGCTCGCGCTGGTCAAGCTCTACCGCGCCACCGGCGAGCGCCGCTACCTCGACCTCAGCCGGCGGCTCATCGAGTGGCGCGGACAGCAGCCCTACTACTTCGAGCTCGAGTTTCAGCGCCGCGGCACCCCCGGCTACTTCGGGACCACCCTGCCCCGGCGGCCCGAGGCGACGCGGCGGTTCCGCGAGTACAACCAGAGCCACCAGCCCGTGGCCGACCAGGCCGAGGTCGTCGGCCACTCGGTCCGTGCCATGTACATGTACAGCGCGATGACCGACCTGGCCGACGAGTACGGCGACGACCGGCTGCTCCAAGCCGTACAGCGGCTGTGGGCCAACCTCACCACCAAGAAGCTGTACATCACCGGCGGGATGGGTTCCGACCCCAGCATCGAAGGCTTCGGACCCGCCTACGACCTGCCCGACGCCCACGGTTACGCCGAGACCTGCGCCTCCATCGGCCTGGTCCAGTGGGCGCAGCGGATGAGCAACCTCACCGGCCACGGCCACTACATCGACACTCTCGAACGTGCCCTGTACAACGGCGTCCTCAGCGGTGCCTCCGCCGACGGCACCCACTACTTCTACGGCAATCCCCTCGCGAGCGGCGGCACCGTCGCCCGTCAGGAATGGTTCGACTGCGCCTGCTGCCCGCCCAACCTCGCCCGGCTGATCAGCGAACTCGGCCGCTACGTCTACGCCCAAGGACCCAACGAAGCCGTCATCAACCTCTACGTGGCCGGCACCGGCCGCTTCACCCTCACCGGCGGTGAGGTCACCCTCCGCCAGGACACCCGCTATCCCCGAGAGGGCCACCTCGCCGTCACCGTCACCCCCGCAGGCGACGAGGCGGAGTTCACCCTGGCCATCCGCATCCCCGGCTGGAGCCGGCAACCGGCCATCACCGTCAACGGCGAACCCGTTCACCAGCCCATCCTGCGCGACGGCTACCTCACGCTGTCCCGCCGCTGGCGGGCCGGCGACCTGGTCGAGATCGACCTCGGCCTGGAGGTCCGGCGTACCTGGGCACACCCCGCCGTCGCCTCCGCCGCCGGCAAAGTCGCCCTCGAGCGCGGGCCGGTCGTGTTCTGCCTGGAGGGTGTCGACCATGACGGCGCCGTTCACAACCTCGCCCTCCCCCGCGACGTCCCCATCCGCGCGGTCCCCGACGAGCGGACCGGCGTCGTCACCCTGCACGCCGACGCCACCGCCGACACCACCGCCGGCGACCAGCTGTACGTCAGCCACTCACCCGGCCGACGGAGCACCGCACTGACCGCCGTGCCCTACTTCTCCTGGGCCAACCGCGGCCTTTCCGACATGACCGTCTGGATCCGCGACGGCGGCCCCAGCGCGGCGCCCGCACCAACCGCGCCGGCCTCCGAGCACGGGGAGAGCCCGGACGGCCGTAGCTGA
- a CDS encoding helix-turn-helix domain-containing protein, translating to MPIVVDIDVMLAKRKMSVGELADRVGITPANLAVLKNGRAKAVRFTTLDALCEALECQPGDLLRWEADEDRERS from the coding sequence ATGCCGATCGTCGTCGACATCGACGTGATGCTGGCCAAGCGGAAGATGTCCGTGGGCGAGCTCGCCGACCGCGTCGGGATCACGCCCGCCAACCTGGCGGTGCTGAAGAACGGCCGGGCGAAGGCGGTGCGCTTCACGACGCTCGACGCGCTCTGCGAGGCGCTCGAGTGCCAGCCGGGAGACCTGCTGCGCTGGGAGGCCGACGAAGATCGAGAGAGGTCCTGA
- a CDS encoding glycoside hydrolase domain-containing protein, with protein MLDYVDPFIGTAATDLPRARGLAATWWWPKPQVGNTHPGATSPLGMVSACAYSGAYPTGYGRYAKNTEGVPEEMFERLQASGFTHFQQSGTGAIRKYYNYVRVTPMVQPLDALGEAWPLRDEVAEAGYYAATLGTGVRCELTVGTKVAVHRYTFPEHSSARVVVDLSCGGLGIELGQTVPLRAQVENMGHGRAQGTVVMEGVPLSVYLDVDSPGWRQMLWYDRRLIDGGTRLDFDSIRHTTLRPFGMLFMGPAAPGQTIEVRLGFSLRGCDQARQNLEQECGQGQQAFDLVRSRTQARWAEHLDHVQVEGGTKARRTVLATALYHALIKPCFADDESPFWPSPGPFAFDVCTMWDIYKTQLPLLAAIVPHRAVDLLESLIRVCEEEGNFPIGYRMARGADRFFRQASALVHTALADAHALGRDSLDWNWALVHMVGDLRRLYGEDFFENGVVHPITHTLDLAYAHHCTARVARALNDVRLADDLERRSHQWSNAFDPDTGLLRDSEFYEGGKWNYSFRLLHDMAARIALAGGDEAFIDKLDRFFGFGAAPVKQPGRCPQAAEMAAGYALNRFEGLNNEPDMEAPWAYHYAGRPDRTAQVVHSALTWQFGTGPGGLPGNDDSGGLSSWYVWASLGLFPIAGQNLFLINAPAFERAVLGAGGNEFVIETSGHRETPIGVDGIDRDPPAQYVQSATLNGKPLHATHLSAATVHRGGRLHLRLGPEPSAWGRGIRPPSLSDPSALPEEAR; from the coding sequence ATCCTTGACTACGTTGACCCCTTCATCGGCACAGCGGCGACCGACCTGCCCAGAGCACGCGGTCTGGCCGCTACTTGGTGGTGGCCGAAACCGCAGGTAGGCAACACCCACCCAGGCGCCACGTCGCCACTGGGCATGGTGTCGGCGTGTGCCTACTCCGGCGCGTACCCGACGGGGTACGGGCGGTACGCGAAGAACACCGAGGGTGTGCCCGAGGAGATGTTCGAGCGGCTGCAGGCGTCCGGGTTCACCCATTTCCAGCAGTCCGGCACCGGCGCGATCCGCAAGTACTACAACTACGTCCGGGTCACCCCGATGGTGCAGCCGCTGGACGCGCTGGGGGAGGCGTGGCCGCTGCGCGACGAGGTGGCGGAGGCGGGCTACTACGCGGCCACCCTGGGCACCGGGGTGCGGTGCGAGCTCACCGTGGGCACCAAGGTCGCCGTGCATCGGTACACATTCCCCGAGCACAGCAGCGCCCGCGTCGTGGTCGACCTCTCCTGCGGTGGTTTGGGCATCGAGCTCGGGCAAACGGTGCCGTTGCGGGCACAGGTGGAGAACATGGGCCATGGCCGGGCCCAGGGCACGGTGGTGATGGAGGGCGTACCGCTGTCGGTCTACCTGGACGTCGACAGCCCGGGCTGGCGGCAGATGCTCTGGTACGACCGGCGGCTCATCGACGGCGGCACGCGCCTGGACTTCGACAGCATCCGGCACACCACGCTGCGGCCTTTCGGCATGCTCTTCATGGGTCCGGCCGCCCCGGGGCAGACCATCGAGGTGCGGCTCGGGTTCTCGCTGCGCGGGTGCGACCAGGCGCGGCAGAACCTGGAGCAGGAGTGCGGGCAGGGGCAGCAGGCGTTCGACCTGGTACGTTCCCGTACCCAGGCCCGCTGGGCTGAGCACCTCGACCATGTCCAGGTCGAGGGCGGCACGAAGGCCCGCCGCACCGTGCTCGCGACGGCGCTCTACCACGCGCTGATCAAGCCGTGCTTCGCCGACGACGAAAGCCCATTCTGGCCGAGCCCCGGACCGTTCGCGTTCGACGTGTGCACCATGTGGGACATCTACAAGACACAGTTGCCGCTGCTCGCGGCCATCGTCCCGCACCGGGCCGTGGACCTGCTGGAGTCGCTGATCCGGGTCTGCGAGGAGGAGGGCAACTTCCCCATCGGCTACCGGATGGCGCGCGGCGCCGACCGGTTCTTCCGCCAGGCCAGCGCGCTCGTGCACACCGCGCTGGCGGACGCCCATGCCCTCGGCCGGGACAGCCTGGACTGGAACTGGGCGCTCGTGCACATGGTCGGTGACCTACGCCGGCTCTATGGCGAGGACTTCTTCGAGAACGGAGTGGTGCACCCGATCACCCACACCCTCGACCTCGCCTACGCCCACCACTGCACGGCACGGGTCGCCCGGGCGCTGAACGATGTGCGCCTGGCCGACGATCTCGAGCGGCGCAGCCACCAGTGGTCCAACGCCTTCGACCCGGACACGGGACTGCTGCGCGACTCGGAGTTCTACGAGGGCGGCAAGTGGAACTACTCCTTCCGGTTGCTGCATGACATGGCGGCGAGGATCGCCCTGGCCGGCGGCGACGAGGCGTTCATCGACAAGCTGGATCGGTTCTTCGGCTTCGGCGCCGCACCGGTGAAGCAGCCCGGCCGGTGCCCGCAGGCGGCGGAGATGGCGGCCGGATACGCCCTGAACCGGTTCGAGGGGTTGAACAACGAGCCCGACATGGAGGCGCCGTGGGCCTACCACTACGCGGGCCGGCCCGACCGCACGGCCCAGGTGGTGCACTCCGCGCTGACCTGGCAGTTCGGCACCGGACCCGGCGGGCTGCCCGGCAACGACGACTCCGGCGGCCTGAGCTCGTGGTACGTCTGGGCGTCCCTGGGGCTGTTCCCGATCGCCGGTCAGAACCTGTTCCTGATCAACGCGCCGGCGTTCGAACGGGCCGTGCTCGGGGCGGGCGGCAACGAGTTCGTCATCGAGACCAGCGGGCACCGCGAGACACCGATCGGCGTCGACGGCATCGATCGTGACCCGCCGGCTCAATACGTCCAGTCGGCGACACTCAACGGCAAACCCCTGCACGCAACGCACCTGAGCGCCGCCACCGTGCACCGCGGCGGCCGGTTGCACCTGCGGCTGGGCCCGGAGCCGTCGGCGTGGGGGCGGGGGATCCGCCCGCCGTCCCTTTCCGATCCCTCAGCACTACCGGAGGAAGCGCGATGA
- a CDS encoding aldo/keto reductase, translating into MKTVELGRTGEQISRLALGCMIMGTVTPEDEAVTMLDRYVEAGGNFLDTADCYCWWERRGSYGGESEELIGRWLARTGRRDDVFLATKGSAVVRDLDAVWAGGRPNWDVAYRTFVGAGAKTLREAIDGSLRRLGTDHVDLYYVHVDDRTTPLAETLEALAGIVQAGKARYIGWSNVRTWRLERIRQLCAQHGRPAPVALQQQHSYLRRRAGLRHVSIVDDEQLDYLQAHDDLTLVAYSPILKGIYDDPDKRKGHGAMEPYQGPDADARLAAAAEVAAEVGVSPNALVLAWLLHQNSPTIAPLIGPRTLQQYEAALPALEVKLTDEQLTRLDTAGA; encoded by the coding sequence GTGAAGACCGTGGAGCTCGGCCGTACCGGCGAACAGATCAGCCGGCTCGCCCTGGGTTGCATGATCATGGGTACCGTCACGCCGGAGGACGAGGCCGTCACGATGCTGGACCGGTACGTCGAGGCCGGCGGCAACTTCCTGGACACCGCCGACTGCTACTGCTGGTGGGAGCGCCGGGGCAGTTACGGCGGCGAGAGCGAGGAGCTGATCGGCCGCTGGCTGGCCCGCACCGGTCGGCGTGATGACGTGTTCCTGGCCACCAAGGGCAGCGCCGTCGTACGTGACCTGGACGCTGTCTGGGCCGGTGGCCGGCCGAACTGGGATGTCGCCTACCGGACGTTCGTCGGGGCCGGGGCGAAGACCTTGCGGGAGGCGATCGACGGCAGCCTGCGCCGGCTCGGCACCGACCATGTCGACCTCTACTACGTGCACGTCGACGACCGGACCACGCCCCTGGCGGAGACGCTTGAGGCGCTCGCCGGCATCGTCCAGGCAGGAAAGGCCCGCTACATCGGCTGGTCCAACGTACGGACCTGGCGGCTGGAGCGGATCCGCCAGTTGTGCGCCCAGCACGGCAGGCCGGCGCCGGTCGCCCTCCAGCAGCAGCACTCCTACCTGCGGCGCCGCGCCGGGCTCCGGCACGTGTCCATCGTGGACGACGAGCAGCTGGACTACCTGCAGGCCCACGACGACCTGACCCTGGTGGCGTACTCCCCGATACTCAAAGGCATCTACGACGACCCGGACAAGCGCAAGGGCCACGGGGCGATGGAGCCGTACCAGGGCCCGGACGCCGACGCCCGGCTCGCCGCGGCCGCCGAGGTGGCCGCAGAGGTCGGCGTGAGCCCGAACGCGCTGGTCCTCGCCTGGCTGCTGCACCAGAACTCGCCGACGATCGCGCCGCTGATCGGGCCGCGCACGCTCCAGCAGTACGAGGCGGCCCTGCCGGCACTCGAGGTCAAGCTCACCGACGAGCAGCTCACCCGGCTCGACACGGCCGGGGCCTGA
- a CDS encoding YesL family protein — MKRVLTWHTRAGEVGLLLLRLHLLWVVWSLAGGIVLGVFPATAAVYGVIRGEFRHSASPGEFRRLWRQEFRTANVVGYVFAAAWAVLLVDRRLLETVDLGVVEPLLGAVLWLVTLFVSCMSVNVWILAAHFAEGPLALVRRSAILVLARPVQAIVTLLAVGVILCAYYLVPGLVPVFGIALPAFVSFAYVWGTAVLPTAPAS; from the coding sequence ATGAAACGCGTCCTCACCTGGCACACGAGGGCGGGCGAGGTGGGCTTGCTGCTGCTCAGACTGCACCTGCTGTGGGTGGTCTGGAGCCTGGCCGGTGGCATCGTCCTCGGCGTCTTCCCCGCGACCGCCGCGGTGTACGGCGTCATCCGCGGCGAGTTCCGGCATTCCGCCTCGCCTGGTGAGTTCCGCCGGCTCTGGCGGCAGGAGTTCCGCACCGCCAACGTGGTGGGTTACGTCTTCGCGGCGGCCTGGGCGGTGCTCCTGGTGGACCGGCGCCTGCTGGAAACCGTCGACCTCGGTGTCGTCGAACCATTGCTCGGCGCGGTGCTCTGGCTGGTCACCCTGTTCGTGTCGTGCATGAGCGTGAACGTCTGGATCCTCGCCGCCCACTTCGCCGAAGGACCGTTGGCGCTGGTCCGCCGCAGCGCGATCCTCGTCCTCGCCCGCCCGGTCCAGGCGATCGTCACACTGCTCGCGGTCGGCGTGATCCTGTGCGCGTACTACCTCGTCCCGGGGTTGGTCCCCGTCTTCGGCATCGCCCTGCCCGCGTTCGTCTCCTTCGCCTACGTCTGGGGCACCGCGGTCCTCCCTACCGCTCCGGCCTCGTGA
- a CDS encoding glycosyltransferase, with the protein MTHPRRRLVIVVRADPVICGHSGEARNLAEVALTRGFDDVRLLTWTIPTLQAAGLPLKPLDRLLPYSAGITVERPEAVGDYRVPDGRHQAGLTGRLVELLAEPVPTTCLSMYLSPHTEVVMDAVAAARAAGFAPDVRTVAKAVGSDVTNVIKSCLRDGRFGAATVLFTTFLANDEVVAVSEYTRQEIVASAEQVDARCGTRFAEQCRRRVIVSYPPIDSASFLDLDPAHVDAALAQRGLERDGYILFLSRVTPAKGIYELLAAFGQMRCRSRVKLVVAGTGPVLEHVRATAEGDDRVVFLTDVDDHEKPLLMRGCAAYALPTKPEPDFVETFGIALAEKMLAGGGPIITTTTGGTLEAVGDTAVIVEAGDVPGLVAAVDRVILDMSAAERQDLEHRARAHAMSFDRVAVFDGLFPQEAAAVGIR; encoded by the coding sequence ATGACCCATCCCCGTCGCCGTCTCGTCATCGTGGTCAGAGCCGACCCGGTCATCTGCGGTCACTCCGGCGAAGCCCGTAACCTCGCCGAGGTGGCGCTGACCCGCGGGTTCGACGACGTACGGCTGTTGACCTGGACGATCCCGACACTGCAGGCGGCCGGGCTGCCGCTCAAGCCGCTGGACCGGCTGCTGCCGTACAGCGCCGGCATCACCGTGGAGCGGCCGGAGGCGGTCGGCGACTACCGGGTGCCGGACGGGCGCCACCAGGCCGGTCTCACCGGCCGCCTCGTCGAGCTGCTCGCCGAACCGGTGCCCACGACCTGCCTGTCCATGTACCTCTCCCCGCACACCGAGGTGGTCATGGACGCGGTCGCGGCCGCGCGCGCGGCCGGCTTCGCGCCCGACGTTCGCACCGTCGCGAAAGCGGTCGGCTCGGACGTGACCAACGTGATCAAGTCGTGCCTGCGGGACGGCCGGTTCGGCGCGGCGACCGTGCTGTTCACCACGTTCCTGGCCAACGACGAGGTCGTCGCGGTCTCCGAATACACCCGGCAGGAGATCGTCGCCTCGGCCGAGCAGGTGGACGCCCGCTGCGGCACCAGGTTCGCCGAGCAGTGCCGGCGCCGCGTGATCGTCAGCTACCCGCCGATCGACTCGGCCTCCTTCCTCGACCTGGACCCGGCGCACGTGGACGCCGCACTCGCACAACGCGGTCTGGAACGTGACGGGTACATCCTGTTCCTGTCCCGGGTGACTCCCGCCAAGGGGATCTACGAGCTGCTGGCCGCCTTCGGGCAGATGCGCTGCCGGTCCCGCGTGAAACTGGTCGTCGCCGGCACCGGGCCGGTGCTGGAGCACGTACGGGCGACGGCCGAGGGGGACGACCGGGTGGTCTTCCTCACCGATGTCGACGACCACGAGAAGCCGTTGCTCATGCGCGGGTGCGCGGCCTACGCCCTGCCCACCAAGCCCGAGCCCGACTTCGTCGAGACGTTCGGCATCGCCCTGGCCGAGAAGATGCTGGCCGGTGGGGGACCGATCATCACCACGACGACGGGTGGGACCCTGGAGGCGGTCGGCGACACCGCCGTCATCGTCGAGGCCGGGGACGTTCCCGGTCTGGTCGCGGCCGTGGACCGGGTGATCCTGGACATGTCCGCCGCCGAGCGGCAGGACCTGGAGCATCGCGCCCGCGCCCACGCGATGTCCTTCGACCGGGTCGCGGTGTTCGACGGCCTGTTCCCGCAGGAGGCGGCCGCCGTCGGGATTCGCTGA
- a CDS encoding DUF899 domain-containing protein, with protein sequence MKTPPIVTPQEWQAAREQLLVKEKELTHARDALAAERRRMPWMEVEKDYEFDGPEGKASLLDLFEGRRQLIVYRAFFEPGVEGWPDHACVGCSMVADHVGHLAHLNARGTTLVFVSRAPQQDIARVKARMGWTMPWYTMTDEFDADFGVDEWHGTNAFIRDGDRVFRTYFINSRGDEALGSTWSYLDMTALGRQEEWEDSPEGYPQTPPYEWWNWHDEYGEAERAKG encoded by the coding sequence ATGAAGACACCACCGATCGTCACACCGCAAGAGTGGCAGGCAGCGCGCGAGCAGTTGCTCGTCAAGGAGAAGGAACTGACACACGCCCGGGACGCGCTGGCCGCGGAGCGCCGGCGCATGCCGTGGATGGAGGTGGAGAAAGACTACGAGTTCGACGGACCTGAGGGTAAGGCGAGCCTGCTGGACCTGTTCGAGGGCCGTCGTCAGCTGATCGTCTACCGCGCCTTCTTCGAACCCGGCGTGGAGGGCTGGCCCGACCACGCGTGCGTCGGCTGCTCCATGGTGGCCGATCATGTCGGCCACCTCGCCCATCTGAACGCCCGCGGCACCACTCTCGTCTTCGTCTCTCGCGCGCCCCAGCAGGACATCGCGCGCGTGAAGGCGCGGATGGGCTGGACCATGCCCTGGTACACCATGACCGACGAGTTCGACGCCGACTTCGGCGTGGACGAATGGCACGGCACGAACGCGTTCATCCGCGATGGCGACAGGGTGTTCCGTACGTACTTCATCAACAGCCGCGGCGACGAGGCACTGGGGAGCACCTGGAGTTACCTCGACATGACCGCGCTCGGACGGCAGGAGGAGTGGGAGGACTCGCCCGAGGGTTATCCCCAGACCCCGCCGTACGAGTGGTGGAACTGGCACGACGAGTACGGCGAAGCCGAGCGGGCGAAGGGCTAG
- a CDS encoding carbohydrate ABC transporter permease, with protein sequence MSATPLQSKGFFRNRTPGDVAFMLVFGTMCVAILFAVVYPVYFVVIASLSNPSLIATGEVWLWPKGVNLFGYEQIFNDARIWTGYGNTLLYSAVGTALNLVVTLPAAYALSRPEFRPRRVLMLFFVFTLFFNGGLIPTYLLYRDLGLLDNWLVFILPPAVNVYNLIIARAFFEHSLPKELFEAAMIDGVSYLQYFAKVALPLSKAIISVIGLYYLVQHWNDFFTGLVFVRDNSLQPLQIVLRDILLSNQAFAGGAGTGGGSGVGYDQQYADQIKYGVIVVSSLPVLVLYPFLQRYFEKGVLIGSVKG encoded by the coding sequence GTGAGCGCGACCCCCCTGCAGAGCAAGGGATTCTTCCGCAACAGGACACCGGGCGACGTCGCCTTCATGCTCGTGTTCGGCACGATGTGTGTGGCGATCCTCTTCGCCGTCGTCTACCCGGTCTACTTCGTGGTGATCGCTTCGCTGAGCAACCCGTCTCTGATCGCCACCGGCGAGGTGTGGCTGTGGCCCAAAGGCGTGAACCTCTTCGGGTATGAGCAGATCTTCAACGACGCTCGCATCTGGACCGGCTACGGCAACACGTTGCTCTACAGCGCGGTCGGCACCGCGTTGAACCTCGTCGTGACCCTCCCCGCGGCGTACGCGCTGTCGCGGCCGGAGTTTCGCCCGCGGCGGGTTCTCATGCTGTTCTTCGTGTTCACGTTGTTCTTCAACGGCGGTCTGATCCCGACGTATCTGCTCTATCGCGATCTCGGCCTGCTGGACAACTGGCTCGTGTTCATCCTGCCGCCCGCGGTGAACGTGTACAACCTCATCATCGCCCGCGCGTTCTTCGAGCACTCGCTGCCGAAAGAGCTGTTCGAGGCGGCGATGATCGACGGCGTCTCCTATCTGCAGTATTTCGCCAAGGTCGCGCTGCCGCTGTCCAAGGCGATCATCTCGGTCATCGGCCTGTACTACCTGGTCCAGCACTGGAACGACTTCTTCACCGGCCTGGTGTTCGTCCGCGACAACAGCCTGCAGCCGCTGCAGATCGTGCTGCGTGACATCCTCCTGTCCAACCAGGCGTTCGCCGGTGGCGCCGGAACGGGGGGAGGCAGTGGTGTCGGCTACGACCAGCAGTATGCCGACCAGATCAAGTACGGCGTGATCGTCGTGTCGAGTCTGCCGGTCCTGGTGCTCTACCCGTTCCTCCAGCGCTACTTCGAGAAGGGCGTTCTCATCGGGTCGGTGAAAGGCTGA